GGTATGtattttttcattcatttttctttataagtgaattataaaaaattttaatatataattatagtaTATATAACGGTTTGATTATAACCGTTGTGTGTTTTGCAGTTGGTGCTTCTATTGATATACAAACTGCACTTGGCATTGAAAGCGTACAAATTACTGAGCCAAGACGCTTCACTTATGAAGAATTAGCAAATGCATAGTATTCAAGGGATCCCTTGAAGATAATGTTAAAATTGCAATTAAGAAGTTTAAGCATTCGGACAAAGAAATCATGATCAGCAGAAGCAATGAATTTAAGAAGAAGATTATGGAAATTAGTCGTTATCTTGTAGAGCTACTTGGATACTGCAGTGAAGGATCCAATCGATTACTTGTTTATGAGATTGTTTCCAACAACTCCTTGCAATTTCATTTACATGGTGAGTCTCTCTTGTTTTTATATGTACTCAatgttatgaaaaaaaaaagaaaaattcattcaTTAATTGCATGCAGGAAAAGGAAAATTCAAGAACAATATCCGTTGGGTAATCAGAATGAAAATGGCCATAGGTATTGCAAAAGGAATAACATATTTACATTATTGATAATAATGTTTAAAGAATTGATTGCTTACTTTACTTTTACTTTTgtggtatatatatattttaggtCAGCCTAAGTTGATACATGGAAATATGAAATTGAATAACATTCTTCTCCAGGAAAACTTTGAACCAAAGGTAGATGtcattttttgtaattttatattgtaataATAACTACGAAGAGAATTATAACGGTATATCTACCTTAAAGCTAAATGTTTGTACCTTTAGATTTGAAATACAGTCTTTGAATtagagattatatatatatttaaaagaaaaattaattcataatagaaaattaataatttaatacaaCTAATTTACTATaatgaatatattaaatttaaatgaattatattaatCATGATGGATAATGAGAATTAGAATGAAgcttttataaatataagagtaaaaaaattctatatgtgtatatgtaTAAGCCTATGTTTCTATAcatgataatattaatttatttttctatgtaGCTTTAGTTTTATAACATctcacttttttttatatttcttttctaagttgatatatataaatatatatttcttagtagaactatatatatatatatatttaaaaacaaTTTTATACTATGTAATTTGAATTTACCGGCAATTATATGTTAATTTCACAATTTTATAttagtaatttataaataatgacgaaataaatttgaaatatgaAATTAGTTGAATTAAGACTCGGTTTTGTCCTctgcttttatatattttacatgACATTatgtatcaaaattttaatttcagatTTCAGATTATTATTATCATCGTTTTCCGTCTGTCTATAATGCAAACAGAAATTTGGGGTaagatatattttctttttcttatttatttattttatattaggaGAAGTTCTCGTCctattaatttattctaatgCATGCAGCTATGTAGCTCCTGAGTATATGAATGATGGAGAGATTACTACTAAATTTGATGTCTTTTCCTTTGGGATCATACTTCTGCAATTGATTACTCTGTTGAAAACAAAGATGGCATTAGCAATAACTTGTCTATATGGGTACGCATTCAAATCTCTCAGTTCACTGCACATTCAATGTTTCTGATAACATAGTCACtagtattttttgttttttaaattgtaGGCTGCGCCTCAACTCAAAAGAGCTGTAGAAGCAGAAAATCATGATCTTACTGTAGATCCCAGATTGCAAAACCAATACAATAAAAGAGAAATGAGGAGAGTGATGTATTGTGCCGCATCATGTGTGTACAAGCTTGCAGATTATCGCCCACAAATGAGCCAGGTACGTAAATCTAAAGAGAATTTTAATAATACAATACAACAATTGCATGGTAGATCCCATATAACTTCCACTATAATTAAACATAAATCCTATGAATGATTATAACTTGGTTCTATTTGACGCAGATAGTTGGAGTCCTACAAGGAAACGTCACGGTGGAAAGCATATGGTCAAGCAATGACAATGTTAGGTTGtggttcagaaaaaaaaaacgaagATTAGAAGTTTGTGGTTCAAACAAATACCTAACAAATTAACATACCatatgaaagaaaataataattacaaaatttGATATTAGAGTAGAAAGCAAGCCATGCCTATGATCACCAATTTGCTATCGAACGAACTATGAAATTAACACGACGAAATGAGAAACATGCCATTGCCAGCATCAGCTATAAGATGATACCCAATATATTCAAAATAATTGAGGAGAACAGAACAATCATCGACCAAACCTTTCAATCCTCCTTCGACGTATTTCTGCCAATGTTAGGTTGTCATACTGATGTTGAGATTGGCTGGATGAAAATCCACTGTGGCCTCGACTTGTCCCGCACATCTCACATACACTTAACCAAACAGAATTATCAAAAGTACATGCTTGACACCTCCATACCCCTGATACCGTCCTTCCTGCCTGACTCCCTCCCACAGTTCCCCTACCAGAAATCCGTGGCCGCCTTAGTCTAAGTAAGCCTTTCATAAACTTCAAAGGCCAGCTCAATATGCCTGTAAGATTTCTTACGACTGAAGTCAATGGGTCTAGACCTGAAAATGATCCTTTCAACTTCAAATAGAGAATTCCGGCAAGTATTCCACCGAGGTGGCCCAGAAATGAGACCCCAGGAACAAAAATTTGAATAAGAACCAATTCAGCCCATGCAGCATAGCGCGCTGGTACCACCAGTCCATGCACATATGTATAGTTTTCAGACTGAGAATTAAGGACGACTTTCATTGCAAAGAGAACACCAGAGAACCCAACAGCATACTCAGAATAGAAAGGCTTTTCATAGTCAAAGAACAAGAGAAGGGACTTTGCTAGTAGCAGCGTGATGCCCTGGGACATAGTAAGCAGTGCAGCAACCATAGATGCAAATTCAGAACTTCCCATTGAAGTTTCCAACTGGATACCCTTCCACAAAAGAGACAGCATGTTGTACACCAGATGAGGCTCCCCAACGTGGTAGAATGGTGAGAGGAAGAAACGTTTCATGTCCCTATACTGTTTCATTCAAAGGCAAAGGTTGAATAAAAAGGTGAATATTTACGTACAAAATAGGCCTACTGATCCAAATATCTTGAACTTTGCAGACATTTCAATACAATCCCATGCTTTAGTTTTATCAATTTGTTCTGTGAGATTTTAAATCAGTGACAATTGGGGGTGGATGCAATTGATAATGTGGTGATGACAACACTTGCTGAGGTGGAGGGAAAATTTATGGTAGGCAGTCTTCTTTAAGTAAAAAGGCCAAAAGAAAAGAACATTTAAACCATCTCCGTAAACAAACTACTGCTGTTTTTCAGAGTCCACTCTTTCCTTCTGCATTTTGTcacttcttctttttcatcCAAACACTATCCATCCTACTCCATCAAGCCTAGCAATACTATCCATGTACTTCCAAAGCAGATACCAGCTGCCACGACCCACATCAATGTTTTCTGCAATAAGCGTGGCCTTTCTGAAGTTGAAGCAGAAAATGGGCAAGGATGCGAAAGAGGATATAGTTTTGACAGACATTGTTTAAAATGCAGCGTTTTGGCTATTTTAGGGAACTAGCCCGACTAGGTGCCCAAATTCAAGAAGAATTTCCAATTCAAATTTCCCCTGCTTCTCACAAGCCATGTTACCAAAACATCACCAATTGCATATACCTTAGAATGGTAGATACAACAATCAAAGGTTCATGAAGCAACGAATTTAAATGAAATGGTCATAATGTTCAGTTTATTCAAGATGGCCTGAAAAATTCGTTAATGACTTTCTAACACTAATCATAAAATGGCAAGACAGGAGATCAAAACAAACTACGAAAAATTCAATAACCAATTTAGGCTACTAGAACATACACCCTGTCCTTTATCAAACAGTGGTGACCAGCAATCCTTGGACAACAATAAAGTAGAGTAGCAATCATAAAGCACATAGTCAAGCTGAATTATAAGCTAATTCCAACAAGAGcaagggatttttttttttcaaccttTTCTGTTAATCAATCAAAGAAATTAGTAAGTTGTGAGCTTTAATATTATGAATACCATATAAAAGGAGGAAATTCAAACAGAAATGAAGAAACTGGAAGAGGATGTCAATCCATACCTTGAGAATGAGATAGGGATTGAACCAGACCTCATGAATAGAAGGGAGGATAGGATGGAGAAAAGCAGGCCTCAAATAGATGAGAGTGTTGGCTGCAAGAAGCCCTGCCGTGACAGGTGGTTTCCATGGCAGCCTATAGTACTCGGCCACCGTTTGAAATGCCAACAACGGCAACAGTCCCCTTGAAAACCTGCCACCGCTTCTCTCCATCGCCGATAATTGCCAATCTCTTCCTCGATTTGCTCGATTGTATGAATCGATTTCCCAAGGCCTCGCATCTCACTTTAAATGCATGAATTGAAAGTCGGTTTCTTGCAGCGAGGGTATTCTAGAACTTTGCTTCCTTCTCATGGCTGGGCACGGATCTTCCGCAGTCAACTTCATTTTATTGCTGTGAGTCCactcttttttttattgaattttttatataattaatttctataaaactcGAATAGATGACTTTAGAGAATTAAggctttaaaaaatatttaatccttactttgttttaattttaatttaatgactACTCGTAGtataatgataatattaatttatattttttatcatatataCTAATTTTTAATCCCATATTttgcaaaattattattttttctttatctcAACATAACAAAAAGGTTTGTGTTCtttacttaaaagaaaaataagagcaAATTATCAAAACcctttatataaaatttgaaaagtaAAACCTTTTATGTTTAATAgtgcttaaatttaaaatatacacTTCAAGAATATTATATTcagtttttaattaaattttacaaaaataaagTCAACATTTTTGGTTCGAAGTTTTTTTTCATGATCTTTAATCTAGTACTTCCATAATTAATCTCTAAATGATTAGTTTAATGATaatactgattttttttttctcaatttaatTGTAATGCAATGATTTAAATTCTTAGCCTTGAAGTATGAGCAAATACTTGAGCATTAGGTTACTTGGTTAAGGGCACATTGCCTTTGATTTCATTTTTCACAATATCCCATGAAAATTGACCAAGCATTGcacaaataattatttcaaaGTATTAGCTATGTGTCAATCACTAATGAACATATAATCATATGTGTTCCAATTCCAAAGAGAAGAAACAATATCAGCCATCCAATCAATCAGATCAATCTCAAATTGGTTACACTGAAAATcaccaaactcaaaccatccaCAGATTGCCCAAAATGCAACTAAACCAAATATTTGATAAAGCTTCAGGCAGCCACAAAGCATGCAAGCCAAAGCGCAAGAACTTACATATATCACATAAGTACTGGATTCCTATCAGCTGGAGCACTTCCTGCCTCAAACAAAAGGTGTGGGATCTAGAGCTACTTCAGAGGATTCAACAAATACTGCAGAGCAAAAAGATATAGATGACAAACAAGAGAGAACCATAGGGATCCATTAGGTGGGGAACTCCAATGGTGACTGCACCCATTGCAACAAATATATGAAGAGCCCAAGCTGTTGGATTTGGAAGATTGTATGAACATGTAGGTGGTGATTTGGCATCAGAGCCTACTGAAGGAACCaagcatttttattatatatctaGATCCTGTGGCCCTAGGAATCTGCTCGGTCTAGTTCACAAaggtgaaagagaaaaaaaatagcaGATATATGACCATTACAATGCATTCCCACCTCACACATAACATTTCCATGGCCAAGAATGTCGCCTCTTCTTTGTGCCAGCTCGTCCTTAGAGCTGAAATACATGTGTTCTTATGCAGCACACTGGATCTACTTCAAAGAATATTTTAAGCTAACACCAACAACCCTTTTTCCTATAGAATTACCtaattgtaaataaataaagaaagaaaaggcaGAGAAAATTCTATGGTTTCAACTCAAAATAAACATCAGATACATTGTCCATGCAAAAGGTGAAAAAAAGGAACTATACCATCATAACAAACTCCTAGTTAGTTAACCAGgagattacaatctattaaTTTTTGAAGCTAGGTTTTATGCATACATATTGTTTTCATAACAATTTCTTACATAGTCCAATGAACAATTTTCTTACACACTTAGTAGCGGTACTTGGTGGAGTAATCTTTTGGGGCAATAACCAAACCACGACCCTTCCTTGCACCACGGTATACAGTCTCAATAATGTCAATGAACTCCTGCTTGTCCTTGAGAGCCCAATTGATTTTGTTGTTATTTCCAGTTCCAAGATCTATCATAATGTGTTTGTTTCTGAAGAAGAACATAACAGTGGATGGATCATATAGCTCATACATTGTGTTGAAATCAGGCACCTCCGTTATGTCCACAAGGTACATGACTGCAAAGTTCTTTATCGTCTCAGCAACTGATGCAAGCACTTCATCCATCTAAAGAAGACCAATAAAACCAAATTGAGAGTTAACACTACTAGATATATTAGAGCCCATTCTTGGGCCCCTTGCCTATAACCTTTGAAaattcaggttgagttggtctTCCAAAcaatttttaaatggaaaagctCACTTTATAATCAAGAAAAACTACCTAACAATAGAAATTCATCAGATAACATCATGCATTTATAGACTAAAAGAATATAGTATCAATAGCCAGGACACAGATATATTTTCACCAAACAGAAACTGCTCCACGAAAAATGACCTTTCATGTAAAAGCATAATCTTGCAATTTCAATTGACTCAACTCTATTGAAGATAAAACTTCTCAGCTTCACAATGTACAGTATTTGGTAAGACGTCTACTGAATATATAGCACAATGCAGTCAAATTAAACAGCTAAACCCATTTAACAGCTGAAAGGAGAAGAAAACatcaaccaaaaaaaaaaaaaaaaggatgcaACACAAAAAGCACTACAAGTCTACAATCCATTGACTGCAAATGAGTGAGGTTTTGTAATCTGAATATCTGCTGGTTTGGTGCTTTGCTGGAATGAAAAATGTGCTGTTAATACTTATGATCTTGTTTGCTGGGAGTGCCTCTACAATTTTACTTGAAGAGTGGAGTGTGGAATGGAATTGATCTTGTGCTGCAGAAAATTGctactgaaagaaaaaatttgcTGTTGCAGATTGTTCTTCGGGTGTTGGTACATTACTCCCATGGTTGGGGAGTATGGAATGGAATTGCTATTATGGTGCAGGAAATTGCTGCCAAAAATGGATATTGTCACAGATTGATCTGCTGTGGTGTTTGGATGTTGGTTTTTACTGCTGTGGTTTGTATTTGTGGAGAATATGTTGGTTTTAGCCTCTGATTTGTGTAGGCAGTGAGCTGGTGCTGAGCACTGTTAATACTAAATGGGGTGGTTTCTTTGCACTGTTTTGTTTTGATGTATGCTGTACAGTTTCAATTAtggtaataaaatattattgacaaaaaaaaattactccAAGAAATAGTTGAAAAGCAAATATTTTCCATAACTATTAAGCCGTAACCCTTAATTCCAAACAATCCGTAATTATCCTCATATAAGCTATAATTGAGGGGGGCAAAAACAACAGAAACAAGGGgggaaataatatttaatactaCGCCCAAAAAGTCCCTCTCAATTATAGATGAATAAAGCCAACACAACAATTAGGCATTTACTAAGTAAAACAAATGCAAGAAAGTCCAATTCCAAGCCAAAAGAAAAATTCTGAGGATCGGTTCTTGAGAcccaaaaaaaattgaatttccgGTAATAAGCTACGAGAAGCATAGTAGAGAAGCCAACCAAAGCATAATAGAGATCAATTTTGAAATACCTAAGAGAAAGGATGAAAGAAAGATTTGAGTTTTACCTGCATGCAGGTCTCATCCCAGTCGTGGCCGAAGCGGATAACGACGAGGCGTTCTTCCTCCGCTAAGATTGCCTGATCTACGGCCCATCCTGAATGCAAATGAGGAAGCAGGTACGACATATGGCTCTCTAGTCTCTACCTTGTCGTTGAATCCCTAGAATTCAATTCTTCACTACGATTACTTGATCCTACAGTTTAAGTGCGGTAacgataattattttaatcaataGAAATGTGAAATTAAAcgtcttttaaattattttaataatataatttctacattaatttaatatatttcaaaatatttttatagacaaggataaatattttaaatcatattaaCATAATTGATTTATGTTAAATCAAATGGCGtttcaatatttaatttaactaaattaaacattgaaaattaattttaaacgaTTTATGtaaattactaaatttattttattatggcatatttaaattataaaatatcattatctttttaaattaaataacattATATCTAAATACtatactttcttttttttaattatcctaTTAATTCAAATAATCCAAATACTTTCACATTTATattctaaacttttaaatttataaaattaaaccaaatttttaagatttatcttaattttaattaagaataaaaattaattttgattaaaatataaaattctcaCCTATTATTTAggtgttttttattattttttaattaattatatttttatttattaaataaaataatctaaaatattttataaattcacattcatatttcaaatttttttaatttattagaatttttttctcaaatttatgtttatattaCATTCTTTTTTATCTTAACGAGAGAAATAtccttaaatataattattaaaacacCCAAAACAGTTATATCCTTAATCAAGATATCGGTACGAAGAACAagattatatattttctttgcaGATTTGACTCTAAAAAGATATAGAATCTAAACGAATAGAGTAATAATAGAGtaataatgaaaaaagaaattacaaATAAAGGAGGCTCGTTTAgagaagaaaatatttatttatttatttataacggTCTTCTACTCTAAACTAGCATTCCTCACCTATTTtttttagggaaaattactttttaatccctgagatttaacgtaattaacacttttgtccctctattttggcgacccaacacttgagtccctcactttctcttccgtccaaattcgtagtctttccgtccatttaaaccgtttggtcaaagagtcaaaagtgagatgtgatgattttttctaaaaatgccCTTCTTTCAACGTGAaattccagaagaagaagaagaagaagaagaagaagaagaagaagaagaagaagaaagaagaagaagaagaagaagaacaaaaagctgtagaaagagtaggaagaagaagaagaagaagaagaagaagaagaagaaagaagaagaagaagaagaaaaagttgcagaaatggtaggaagaagaagaagaagaagaagaagaagaagaagaagaagaagaagaagaaaaagttgcagaaatggtaggaagaagaagaagaagaagaagaagaagaagaagaagaagaagaagaagaagagagttaattttgtcaattcacgtgtcccaaacggctatttttgacggaaggactacgaatttggacagaaaggaaagtgagggacttaagtgttgggtcgccaaaatagagggacagaagtgttaattacgttaaacctcagggactacaaagtaatttttccttttttttattattcatttaggTTCTATTCTATTCTCTTCATTGCAGTGTGAAAAAAGCAATCAATTAATTTggcttttttcttctttactaGTGCCTTAACTAAGAATGCACCGCTCATGTTTTTGAGTCCTAATAATTGAATCCCAACTGTTCAATATTAAAAGATTGAGATATTGAGGAGTATGGGATAATCACCCAGCACATGTGAGCCAAAATACATGTATAAAGGTATATGTGATAACTGTATATTCTGTTATAGAGGATTGTAGTGTATTCTAGATTATTCTTCCACCTGTATATATAAGGGAAGGCATTATAcagatttaatatgaaaaacACAATTCTCTCTCCCTGTTTATTATTTATTGcattatggtatcagagcattaaTCTTGTGGCCTAATTCATTCTTTCTTCATTATAACGACCCAAATACTACTGTAATCCTATTGAAATCACGGCTGCCCTCAATAATAATATTGCTATCAACAGCAATATTGCTACAGATTCTTATACACTGCTCAACTCTGATCACCCAGGAGTCTCGGTTGTTAGTGCCCATTAACAAGGCTAATTATTTTTCTTGGAGCAGATTAGTGATAATAGCTCTTCGGGCCAAGAGTAAACTCAGTTTTGTCAATGGCAAAATTACAGCACCAGCAAATGCTCCAACTCTTGAAAAATGGCAACAAGTTGATAGTATGGTTATCTCTTGGATTCTTAATTCATCTCTTAAGGAATTAGTAGAAGCATTTTTATATGCGGCCATCTCGCATGAACTGTGGACTGAATTGGAACAACGATTCGGTGAGAGCAATGGC
This genomic interval from Manihot esculenta cultivar AM560-2 chromosome 12, M.esculenta_v8, whole genome shotgun sequence contains the following:
- the LOC110628465 gene encoding proline-rich receptor-like protein kinase PERK1 isoform X1 codes for the protein MISRSNEFKKKIMEISRYLVELLGYCSEGSNRLLVYEIVSNNSLQFHLHGKGKFKNNIRWVIRMKMAIGQPKLIHGNMKLNNILLQENFEPKISDYYYHRFPSVYNANRNLGYVAPEYMNDGEITTKFDVFSFGIILLQLITLLKTKMALAITCLYGLRLNSKEL
- the LOC110628464 gene encoding rhomboid-like protein 14, mitochondrial; protein product: MERSGGRFSRGLLPLLAFQTVAEYYRLPWKPPVTAGLLAANTLIYLRPAFLHPILPSIHEVWFNPYLILKYRDMKRFFLSPFYHVGEPHLVYNMLSLLWKGIQLETSMGSSEFASMVAALLTMSQGITLLLAKSLLLFFDYEKPFYSEYAVGFSGVLFAMKVVLNSQSENYTYVHGLVVPARYAAWAELVLIQIFVPGVSFLGHLGGILAGILYLKLKGSFSGLDPLTSVVRNLTGILSWPLKFMKGLLRLRRPRISGRGTVGGSQAGRTVSGVWRCQACTFDNSVWLSVCEMCGTSRGHSGFSSSQSQHQYDNLTLAEIRRRRIERFGR
- the LOC110627701 gene encoding thioredoxin-like protein YLS8 yields the protein MSYLLPHLHSGWAVDQAILAEEERLVVIRFGHDWDETCMQMDEVLASVAETIKNFAVMYLVDITEVPDFNTMYELYDPSTVMFFFRNKHIMIDLGTGNNNKINWALKDKQEFIDIIETVYRGARKGRGLVIAPKDYSTKYRY